From Solanum stenotomum isolate F172 chromosome 2, ASM1918654v1, whole genome shotgun sequence:
atagttttagaattattttcttaatcaaaGCGAAATATTGCTTGGCGCTCTTGATgatcaaaattatatatatatatatattaaaaaaagattcATGTCATCCtacatttaattttaaaagtatatttgtTACATAATTTAATCCTCATATATAATCACATCATCATACTTTCGAGATACTTTTTGCTGACCAAGTGACACTGGCTCAATCTAACTTCTTTACTATGAGTAGGATGATATAACACTGTCAAAtcatttcatataattttaagtATCTGTCATAATAAGTgaaactaattaaaaatttaaaaataataattaaattaattatttaaaaaataaagcaatCGACTCACTGtagtaaattaaattatatagaaATAGTATGGCAATTTTTCAATAGAAAATTGCgaggaaataagaaaaaagcATCATTATTTAGGAAATCACACAAATCCATTCACAAGAAAAGTCATTTATTTATTACACCACTTAAAAAGGCAATATTATACAAGGTAATTCAACAGAAAATTGCGAGGAAAGTCAAAAACACACATGATTATTTTGGAAATCACAATACATCTACTCAAGCGAGAATAACCTCTTACATCACACAAGAtaggataaaatatatttagacCTTGCACTTTTTTCAACTCGATCCACTTATAATATCACACTGAACTTATTGTTATTGTACACGGTACGATAGAAAAACACGACAACGCTcagaaaatgaaaattcaacaagtatttaaaatcttattaaaataacaatttagaAGAGGTGGTGGTGACCCCCCTCAgcttttttttgttctttcttggCATCCTTTTTCTCATGATGTTCATGGAATGCAAATCCACCTGCCCCAACTGCAGCAGCTGCTGCAATCTCTTCCTCTATCTTGTGTTTGTGTGCATGTTCTGGATCTTTCTTTGCCTCATGTTTCTCATGCTAATTTCATTCATGTTTATTATCACcaacaaaagaggaaaaaagtaattaataacAAACACtaattactccctctattcAAATTCATGTGACGTACTTTCAGTTTTAGTTGGTCATAAAAATAAtgacacttattttgaaacGAATGGAGTACTAAGTAATTTCAACATCTAtattctctttttaaaattttttttttttttataaagagttGAAGTtgtagaataattttttttattacacaATTTATAAAGATGGTAGAGAGCTACTATAATTAGGTGAACTTAATGTGAAATTAGAGTATAAGtgtttaaatagaaaataaactCTTTTACTCACAAATAAAATCATCTCTTCTCTGtttatcttctttaattttctcaCACCCCTTTCTTAATTACATATATCAAGAAATTAAACTGAAAAtgtaaaacagaaaaaaaaaaattagaattataTGTTACttgtgactttttttcttttgtactagagtaaataaataattagccAGTAAAAATCCTCCTATTCCGGTAATCCAACAACTTTTGACAAGATCATTTGGGAATAAAAGCAACAAACGTACGTTAGACCATGTAAACTTGTGGTGGAGTAGCTACTCTTCCGTCCTAATTATAGATTTTTGTATTGAATcaaggaaataaagtaattttagTAGGGATCGATTTATTCCACTTCCTGATGAAAATCCTGACTAATGAacaccaataaaataaaataaataaatattagtgAGGTATAATTATTGTTCTTTAGATCATAATTAAGCACATGATGGTAACCAATCTACTAGGTTTCCGGTATATAAACTCTAAAGGAAACAAATGTATCTGATCGTAatttgaatagaagaaaatgattttataaataatcgATAATAACGTTTATATATAAGGTAAGATTATATTAACGTACCAAGGCGTAGGCACCGGCAGCAACAGCGCCAAGTTTACCGATTTGCTCAAGATGTTTATGGTGTTTGGTTTCTTTTTCATAGTCGACGGGGCCCTCCTCCGCCTTGTCCTTGTGGTGGAACAGGTGGTGGTGGTGTTTCTCCTCCTCCATCAGATCGATTCTTATGACTATGGAGAAAGTGTATGGTGTTTGATACAAATATGATCTTGTCAAGTGctctatttataattaaaactCATTCATTCACTAATagtccaaattaaattattgtgCCATGAGGTGGCACTTTGGTAGTCATATCATGctattgtataatttatgtagTTTAATcgtgtaaaataatttttacactAGTATTACCTAAAGATAATGACAAgacaacaatataaaaaatgagtgaaattattaaattattgagCTAACTTTTAGGATTAAATTAAGTTCAAGCTTTATTTAGTATGATATCAGAGTTAGACTATTCATGATGTTATAATTTGTCCACGTCATGGAGTACATTGTCTTGGGGGTGGGGGACGGAGAGCGTGATGAATGTAGAAAGAATCTCACATCATAGGTGGATGAAGTGACTTGGGCACTTACATGATCTTAaacaatcttttttttataatctaaCTTTTAAGATTAAGCTAGGTCCAAAGTCCATTTTAAgtgtaaataaaattttccaAGATCTCTTTCACTATTGTTCCATTGACTGCATGCCATTGCAGATGAAAGAGTACTCAACAGATTTTTAATTGCTTAGTTACCTTTAGactatattttttccttttcattaatTCGATATTAATTATCTTTCCCAATTGCCAATCACCATTGTGAATCATCAACCAAAATATGGGATTACTTAGAGATTAAGGATAACAGAACACATGTGGCAAAGGAGAAAAACAAACACTATGTCCCTACCACAAGATGGAGATGTCATGCAGCTGTCATTCAAGTCAATTTTATGTTTTGCTTTTTCTCATTTCAGttttcaaaaaaggaaaaaataccTAATTAAACATCCTTCACtaccatatatactattattatctatatttttaaaatattacgtatcttaccacttattaagaattttttacGTATCTTACActtagatacatatatttttgttaccAGATACACAAAAATAGAGAGAGAAGCGAGTGAGATTtatatgtatcctagatacatgtgaatcacactagatacatgtatcttgaaTGATTCGCATGTATTTGGGATATCAGATACAtgagagagtggcgagcgagatgggagagaggcgagcgggATTTGCTATGTATcctatatatatgttaattaatacacttggatataatatatttagaacaaattacacctaaatttGACCCCATGcatcagatacatgtatttggacTTATCTGGAGGCACCAAAGTCTGATAAGATGCGTAATATCGCAAACTAAAGTGTATCTAACGAGTTATTAACATCCATTGTATTGCTATAGCtgagatcattaatcatgacatcaagttcatgaatgattTTTTCACAAGTGGTTTCATTTAAAATCTCTAAGATTTCATTCCGAACGAATTTTGCGGTATCGAAACATTaagttaataaatattaatttatcaattaaatgatatctctataaattaataatatttcatcccatctatattaatttagtgaggttttattatatatatattttatgtttaagaCTCAAACAcggaataattaattaatgatggAGAAAATTCCCGTAATTGCttatattttgattatataGCAAAATCCTTCGTCTTTTGATAATTCTGTCCATTTAATGGTTAAACTCGCATACTTCATTTCAAACAATAGGTTTTCATAATTTCATTAATAAGCTATtcaaatattagtaaaaaaaaattgaataatttttttgaatctaCCTTCAATCtactaattatattttagtAATTATAGATATATTTCATATTTGCCAATCTTGCTTTCAGGTCCAacaatttcttcttttaaatcCCTTTCCCTTTTTCTTGGTCTTATATTCTGTTGACTGAGACACTGAGAGTGTGTTAGATAgagaggaaaacattttcttctaatttttttcatatttatttgattggttaagatttttgaaaaagaggaaaatgatTTAACATTGGAATAGGAAAAACAAGTTTAACTAGTGACATTTCATATTGATCGTATCCTCTCTACCCTTCAACACACCTCCTCCCTACCCCATGTAGGCTGTAGTGCCCATCCCTACACCCATTCCCcatcacaacctttcataatatttatttagattaaatatatacaattttttttaggataATATTTTCGCTTAAATATAGAACACGaagaaaaaaatctaaaaatttacagaaaaattgttagctTAAAGTGAACTAATCTGTGTCGATCTTTTCAATTGTCTcctccttgtcttgctatctccggttgatttctccgatctccctcttcttgataaataagacaaaacatttttatgcaaaaataatttaaacacgaaagaaaagttttaaggaaaatagactttcgaaaaagaaatatttggaaaagataactgccaagtgtcatgtcacgtcaagctTAATGAACGTCTGTGAGGTTGATGCCTCGAAGTCTATTCGATTACTTGTTGAGAAGTATTCAAAGTTACTTTAAACTGCCGATGAAccttattgaaatttttgaggtcatcctcaaaaaattctgtcccagttaatTGTCTTGGCGACGTCCCAAGACcatttttgaaagttttataaaaaaaaagtgttgttAATTATGATCTTTTGTCTGAGATAATCGATATAGAGAGACCAATCAATTTAACAATCTCTAGTATATAGCCCTGCATAATCCTCATATAAAAATGCGGTCCTCACTAGTAAGAAATGGGCTTATTTATGCAGTCTAAGgataattacccaaatagaatcaaacttcctcCGAGAGAATGGAAAAACATGTAACAAAGTCCATACTTATTGCCGGGGTGTCgcaatatatcccccttgggatcattcatcctcgaatgaagattCTAAACACACCTTAAGGAAATGACTCTAGACTAGcatcccatcatgcatgcaacacatcaaatgcacataaaaaaAGTACGTAAACTTTAATTCCAAACTAGACAcattcaatgcaacacaagggagtaggaactataTCGATGCAAGAAAATTTTTATGCTTTTTATACCAAAGAGTTGGGAATATGAGTAATATTcttttattcaaattctcagCAAAGGAAGGTCCATAATGAACATTGCAACTATGTTCGAAGATGGAACAAACGAAAACCACGAAGAgagcaatattattattttctagcaactaaaaATACCTGGAAGATGTTCATCTACATTATATCATCAGATATGACAATATTCTTACCCTGAAGGTTATTTATATTGCATTGTCGAATGAGATGATGCCACTACTCTAAGAGTCAATCATATCGTATTGTCGATTGAGACAATACCACTATCCgaagagtcatttatatcgtatcatcaaatgagatgataccactactccgagggtcatttttattttattatcgATTGAGACGATACTGCCACTCAAAAGATACGCAGAAGATCATATATGTTACTAAGTGAAGCATTATCTTCGTTCTGTATCAAGGAGGCatcaagagaaagaagtcatgcattgcagagaagtcatgcatagcaagagaaagagtacttatgcatagcaagagaaagaagtcatgtagtgcaagagaaggaaatcatgcatagcaagagaagaaagtcatgcattgcagaaagtcatgcatagcaagagagagaagtcatgcatcgcaagagaaagactcatgcatagcaagagaaaaaataaagggTCATGCATCGCAGAGAAgacatgcatagcaagagaagaaaGTCAAGCATCACAGAGAAGTCATGcttagcaagagaaagaagtcatgcattgtaagagaaggaaatcatgcatagcaagagaaggaaGTCATACATCGCAAGACAAAGATTCATGCATAGTAAGAGGAGTTGtgcatcgcaagagaaagattcatgcatcgcaggGAAGGAGACCATGCGTCACAAGGAAATCAACACCGACTGCATCATTTTCATTCGCAATAACAATATCAAGAGAGCTATCAACATACTATATcagcctattttattacttcgATATCAAAGAAAGAGTACATTGaaaattatattgcaaatatgagacacaagctttatttgctttacgtcaaaCCCGATGAAGTTGACGTCAAATGTTCAAAGAGAgaaattaagtgtcaacacggtaaaagacactacctctccatttgaattgcatttttatgctaatgagttttatctcagtctttgtcaaGAGCATCcgagaggatgaattctcaaaacaaacaaCAGGGGCGGACGACATAAAAAAGGATGCAGTACAACGTGAAATTTTTTCTTAGCAGCGGACTGGGatatagtccaaagaggagtgccaaactcttaggacgcgagcagaggagggacttccaccacaatcaaaccacactcCTATCAGAAGACATGTGGGTTTATCTTTGGGTTTGTCGGTTTCAGTTTCGCATCCAGAAATTTTTGGTCTCTACCGGAAGCagctttccaatctgagtgatAATGCACCAAGAGCTCTGGAATTTATGTCCGTGTaggttcttaattatgggtgtgaagcgcgccacattcatggctaagagatTGCAACCCTCCTTTTCatacttgatttattttgtcACTCTTTCCGAACCAAAGGTTATATGGcttaatagatttcctttttaaCCAattgagtcgaactacaagcagcctAATTCCCTAGGTggagggatatgtaggcgggatcAGTGTTGAAAAACTTGGCTGTATTCCAACATTCACTCTCAAATCTTATTCCCGAGCATTCCGGTCTCTTCATAATCTGATATCGGGATGACTTTTGAGTTTTTTCAAATCGTGCGTTAAATCAAGTGTATCGAACTACAaatggcctgaattctcatatagcctgagatatgtaggaaacccactTTCTGGGTCCGACCATAATTCTTAAAGTCTGTACCAAATTCCTTTTCctaaagatgaagatgtggtcggttAAAATTGGATTAGTCAATTTAATTTTCCTTGAATTTCTTGCATCAATTCGAGTAAAACGAGGGACAattgttgacactcaatttcgaccctccccgataataattaatttttgatctTCTTGGATTTCAAACGACTTAGAATAAttagctttataaaattcatataGTTTCAAGGTTATTTTAGCTAATTTCAGTCgactttttatagtattttgaataataaatgtatttcatataattatatatataattaatatattttattaatatttgaaaaccaTATCTAAAGATTGCTACAttgttttagtaaatattttattaatttagtctAGTATaatttatagctataattttgagttattgAAGTCGGTTAGTTTATAttcgaattaattattttatttcgttaagttTGAGaagctcataaattaattatattaattcttcCTATCTAAGTTTTAGCCAAATTCACTAATGTAATTCAATTCGGCTAAATCAATAATTCATTTAGCTATTAAAGGGCCAAATTGTGGGCCTTTTCAACAGCCCACTCTTTTGTTCTCAATTCCTTCAGCCCAATTCCTTCTCAAATAACCAAGCCCATTACAACATTACAACAATCTAAAATTCCTAACATTACAACAGCTTACAGCAATAGCCCACCAATAGTCTCAGCTGACCCATCCAGCCCACTTCAACCCCCCGACCCGGCCCAAATTCCTTTCCCTTCACAAAAAGAAGACCCATCTAACGTTAGCAGCGACGAAACGACAAAATATTCCCAGCAAACGCGACAAAGCACCAGCAACGAAGACCGATCAAGCAGTGTGGGCCGTCTCTTATTGGCTTCTTCCTCCCGTCCTTTTCAATTCGCAGTCGCAGCAGCAAAAGCACCTACCAGCAAGCCACGTCTCAATCTTTGGGGCTGCGAGATCGCTCCACATCTGCATCCAAGGACGATGGAGTCAATCCCAACCGTTTATCTCCCCTTTCCTCATTCGAAATGGGGCGATTTTTCAGAGAAAAGGGTGTTTGTTAGAAATTGTgaaagattttgattttgaatttggaattggGTCTTGGTTTGCTCGATTTTTCGTCTGTTTCCCCTATTTCTGAACCCTATTCTCCCTTCTATATGTGTTTCTTGTTGTTCACTGTGTAAAGGAGAGAGATTTTTGAGTTGGAAAATTTTGAGTCAAGAAAAAAAGGAAGCATACAGGAAATACATAGGTTTCTTTGAGGCAAAAATAGACCcgaaaatcaaatattataaagaGTATTTGATTCCCAGTTTCTTCTTCCGAACACGACTTTCCCGTTGCTTGTTAGAACTCTCGAAGTTTGTGTGTAGTGATGGAAGAACTCTTCCTTGCTTGTTCTGTCTCGGTTCTGCTACCCTCGAAAAGGTGATACTCATTTTGATTTatgtctcttttattttaacgTGACGACTGTTTGGATCTTGGATTGCCTATAGTGTTCGAAATGTTAAAGTTTGAGAGCATGTTTGACTTATCGTCTGCTGCAAATCAATGTTGTAACTCGTTTGTCGTTCTTTTTGTTGTCCTTTGCTTTGTCTGCTTTGAAGGTTTGATGATTCCATTTGTTCATGATTCCTTTTCTCTTTACTGACTGTCTCGTTTGGATGGTTAAGATAGTTGGAGATTTTGTTGTGAAGTTCGAAATCACCTTCTATAAGTGATTTTGGCTTTCGCAATTTGATACATAGTTTGTTCCCATTCTCTGATCATTCCGATTTAATGTAAATCTATGGGTTGTTTAGCTCCATATTCATGCTTgcttataaatgattttttttatatacatgaGGCTTGCCAACTAATGCAGTTTGTctgcatttttcttttattttttttgttaattagtcTAGTTCATTAACTTTTCTTTTGCTTCGTGTTTCCGTGACCATGGTCATTAGCTTATTTGGCATGTATATTCTTTGATTTTGGTCGAGTCTACCTTCTTTACTGTCTAAGATTTTTATGAGTTTTGTGCCTATCGTTAATCAGTTCCAATAGATTGCGAGAATATGTAAGCCTTAGTGTATAGTGGTTTGTGCATCCCACCCTTtcccttgttttttttttatctttctatCGTGGTTAGCTCTGTCTAAGTTCATTACTTCATTTTATTATGAGTTTCCTGTCGTGCTTACATGTGGACTATCCTGTTTCGTCTAATCCAATTCATAAGATAATATACCTCGctgattttagttttatatgattttttttgctaaattttgttttgtctGATCTTTTCCCGTGTTTGTTATTACTGTCAAGTTGCCGTATAGATACATTATGTTTAATACAATGTGTTTGTTTGTTAATCAAGATGTAGTGACTCCTTTATTTGTAAACTATATGTTGCCAACTGTTCGCtactttatttaatttcaattgaTTGGTTTTGCTTGCTCAAAATGTGTTTAGTTGGTTTCCCTTGGATACATTATTGTTTTCCCCTAAATTGGTAAATCTTGTTATCGTTTGGAGCTACGGTTTTGTAATGTTATTTTTGAGTTCTAATcctttttttatcttttgtttCATGTGGTACTTTCCGAGTCCTCTTGGACTCCTATCTTCTCCCCCATATGTTGGATGGGCCGTAAAGGCCCACATCCACTTATTTCTTTATCGAGTCCAAGCAGCTGGTGTACAGGTTGAAAGCAACAAATTAAGGCTGGAATTCGAATTTTCAAGCTCCAAAAAGCCTGAAAAAGGGGTTGTATACACTGGTATACTTGATGCATACAGTGGTatacaataaaaaatacaagTGATATACAGGTTAAATTCGGAGTTGCAGGCTGAAACACGCTAAAAATGTAGGCGTACAGGTTTAAAGACGGATATACATGAATAAATGCAAGGATTCAGGCTCCAATTCATTTCGTATACATTGATATACACTCATTGTATATGGCTTTCTTAAGGTTAAAAAAATGGGCCCAAGAGGTCAAAGGGAAAGTCCAGCAGAAGAATTTGGATTTAAATAGGCCCAAACCCATGATTGAGTGTTTTTAGTATTAGGATACGATTttgggccaaaagcccaaaTTTGATTCTTCTTCTcccttatatttatttatatttatgtcgACTAacttttttgtgtttgattattatttaattaaattccccagGAGAAGccatttcttattttcttgttcttaatttaaatatatttatattttcacttATCACTTAGTTTTActcatattcttttaatttgacttgcacttttaaaattattccCTTTAGAATAATCCCCCTTTAGTTTATTTcccctaaaaaaaaattaattagaaaaaataatagtaataaataatttttttttaaaatgagttctttacttgattaaaaattaaaaaaaaattagtcaaagtcttttttagtcaaatcaccggtcaaccgcaagttagcggacatttcgagggcctaacaccttatCGGAATGCACATTGGACTTCGAACCCTTttaatttcaattgattttatctgtttaaatcttttgaaaactttagctttttttattgatttttttctaaaaaattaagtggcgactctattcttttgaaaattcgatttctcttaaatcataagtttaatcgattttttgaaaactcaatcatttttcttttatttatattttcgagTAAAACATATTCAACTCGTCagaaataggcaactcaagtctttaaaacatttaacaaaataaatgaaacagacttctcaatctctattgtctatctatgaagcctctactattacagaaggatataggaacaagacccacaacatctcaaaactactaactgtaagataaaggtgaagtccttCGGAATATAAAAAGGTTTACCAAAGCTGACTGGAATATCACATGACTTCAACGAAAAgcctattgatgatcctgaattcctgtatctgcatcatgaaatcatacaggccaaatggctcagtacgtggaatgtatgaGAAtataaggggaattctaaagcataaacataggcttgaacttgataaaaatgaaacatacttacctcttctcaactcactcaactcaactcaagaataagatactcaactcaaaggtatGTTATTCAACTCAAAtgtactcaactcaagatactcaaggattaaaaaaaacagtaaaagatgcaatatatatggaaagcttttaaaatagtggacaacaactcaatgtattaaagaatacaataataactcagtttgtatatatataaagaatataatataactctatgtgagtttttctaaccgacaaccatcaccaTGAACTTAGTAATGATACATCGTCTCACcaacgctgccagaactgtcctatactttgtcaggGTATataacctctcaactaagtagattcactagtctatgctaaaaatcattaaggaatcatctaaaaagtatgatcctttctacccaagttggctacatgatttatggagatgtgagttatctgaattcgtcctcatatcggtgctcaatactactcccacaATTATATTcatctcatatgtttaaaaacataactctttttgtggtttaagattattactcaaaatctttttcttaaaagagatggtactcaaactgcttaaaactcttttagaaatctcagtttcctctcatcttaaatgtaaaatcatttactcttgagaatacttagttctcatatatcattttaaagaaaatgaactcaggtctactcttcctcaacttagtgctcaagtctttaaaacaagtttttaacatatttaatttaaattgtaTATGAGATAATTCATATACATTAAATTAATAAGTATGACATGTGCATTACGTTGTTAATATTAGATCAGATACATGTTATACATGTAAGTAATTTTGATACACTATAGAACATGTGTAATATACATGAATTAATGTTGGATACATCTTTGTATCTTATATAACACAAGATTCATAAAGCATAAATCTTAATTAATACCAATACTTCTTagatatacatgtatctaataaACAACATTGCTATATATTagatacaaaaaatgaaaaataactatATCAAATATATCTCATGGCATCTGATACAATGCAAAATTGAGATTGTAAAATAGATACATAAAGTATACTGTGAATTATGAATAGATCTTGCattttttacataaatatttgaaacatCATCTTGCTCGGCTTGTGTATCTGAGTTTTCAGATGTGGTCCTAGGGCCTATTCTTCAGAAGGGAATCTAGATCCCACCTCATGGAATCCGTGATGTGCTTAGGTTCCACATGGAAGAGCCAGAATACACGATGACTTTACTTGTGAAACCTGGATTTATAGTCCCTTTGTGCCATACAATCAATGTTTCTATGGTTGTTGGTTGCAAAGATTCAAATTAAGTTGTGTGCATTATCAAGAAGTCccttttttattatatagatTGAACAATTTATCATGCTTTAGCTTATGACTATCTTGACTTCTCCTCTCCGTTTGTTTGTATCGGCTCTTCGGCCATCATGGATGGTTTAGTAAAGAAGATTTATGAGGgggaaagaagaaagaaagagaatggGAAGATGAACTTGGTATAGGAGATTGATGATGAAGGAAGAGAGAGAATGCAAATGTGATGTAAAAggtgtgggggtggggggagaTATATTGTTGGCATAGGAGTTTGAGGGACAGTTGTTAATCTACCTTTAATTAAGGAGTTtgaattttaagataattattcaatatcATATTTAAGGGAATTATGTATCtgatttaactttttaaa
This genomic window contains:
- the LOC125854266 gene encoding abscisic stress-ripening protein 1, which encodes MEEEKHHHHLFHHKDKAEEGPVDYEKETKHHKHLEQIGKLGAVAAGAYALHEKHEAKKDPEHAHKHKIEEEIAAAAAVGAGGFAFHEHHEKKDAKKEQKKAEGGHHHLF